The Anomaloglossus baeobatrachus isolate aAnoBae1 chromosome 7, aAnoBae1.hap1, whole genome shotgun sequence sequence ctcccacagttctttgactgttgtgggtttcttggccataactttgttaccaaggattttccagtggttttctgttgggtttagatcaggactctatgcggccatttcattatttcaatgttttctgtttcaaggaactgccttacccgttttgctgtgtgacgggggcattgtcctgcataaaaattgctgactgagtgatgaacgcaagtaatgaaccacgtgttgttgaagaaggttctgatccacacttgcattcactctgccatgtagctgtatgagaggtccaactccttctgcagcaaacattccccaaaccatgacacttcctccaccacctttcactgacttcttaatacaCTTTGGGTTCAGCCTTTACTCAGTTtgttgacaaacataatgttttccatcagacccaaataaattaatttTGCTTTCTTCACTAAAATGAAgtgggaccacttctcctctgtccacacaacatgctcctcaataaaggcgagtctagccttgtgattctttctgctaatgagaggtttggtccctGCAGAgaaggctttcagtccaaatgctcttaaacgccgtgacactgtatgatgagacagatccttaccctgttcagtgctgaactggcgagcaattccagctacagtgttgaaacgattacccatggagattctcctcattatcctgttctctcttgcatttgtctttcgagggcgaccagccatcttggggacttgaaagagtttgtgatgttgtaaagattcaatattctcgaaatcacagacttaaaatgatcaacttctcttgctatggctgatagggtcacccctttggccttcatctggacaacctgctgctggagggtttcagtcactttggaacagcatgccatgtttgcaaagtcagtgcaaactggaaagataggctgccagttacacagggtttgtcagataattaaataaattagcaccaggtgccagattaacaccaataacttgcaggtatctgaaagtattctctaattttgatcagtgtcttttacatttatctcatttacatttctaTTATGTACTtttgaaaaaaaatcaatttatgaaataagcgtaAAATACTGCGACTTTCCTCATATTAGAGTATAATCACATAGAactacacaatgaccgcaacatttaggaaatggtgtgctgttatatatatatatatacatatatatgtatatatatatatatatatatatatatatatatatatatatatatatatataatacacacacacacacatcatttgTTCACACTCGTCTTCTGCTTGGAGGTGTTGTTcagttctttttatatatatatatatatatatatatatatatatatatatatgcaaatcacGCTTACGTCACGTCACGTGACCACTCCTCATTTTGGCAATACCGGGGAGCACTGTCGCAATTCAGAACTCTGCGGTCATATCAAGTGCCTGCAGACTGGCTCTCAACTGTGGATAAGCCCTTTAAAGTGaatttgtcagcaggatttcaccccaaAAATATTTATATGAGCATGTAGCTCTTTGCAAGACAAGTCCAGCAACATGGCCAGTCCATTATTCTGTTACTGAGAAATACTGTAAATGCTTGGATCAATATCTTAATGAGCCTGATGtattatggtagatctgaagcctctgtcactccatgtCTATTCCCCACCCAGGTTCTCCTCCTCCTGTTTGACTGACAACCTTTATGCAGAAACAGGAGTCAGCAGtcatgcaggaggaggtggtgctgggcggggaatagagctggagtgacagaggcttcagatctaccatagccatTCATTTGTATATCCATACAAAGTCTGGTTTCTCATTAATGGAGGAAAGCACTGAGCATctaaaggtattgctggatttgtctttgaaagTTACTTGAAATCACAAATATACCACACTCTTTACAGGGATTGCCCAATGGAATGAATGAATGGCCCCATCCATATTCTCAACTAGGGCTTATGGACATCATATAGAAGAGGGGTTTTCCTGCTCTATTAGTGAGCCAGATATTATGTATTCTAAAATGTGTAGCTACCTAGTGCTAATGACTAGCCCGGCAGCAATCTGACCAAACATAGTCTTTTCCTATGTCCTGCGTTAATATCTTAAGAAGCTTTATCTATATTTCTCTTTAGTCACAAAAAATCTTGACATCTGTATACCTGGTCAAGATAGTATAAAAAAACCTATAGTGCAATACATTGTAGGCATAGTTTATTTTTCTAACCCCGTATCTTTCTCATTACAGATCCTAGTGGCAATGTCGCCTATGCCAACGTGATAATGCCAACTGTTTTTGGAATTATTTGCTTGTTGGGAATTATTGGCAACAGTGTCGTCATCTATACCGTCTTCAAGAAATCCAAATTCCGGTGTACCAGCAGTGTTCCTGACATATTTATCATCAACCTTTCAGTGGTAGACTTACTCTTTCTTCTTGGGATGCCCTTCTTGATTCACCAACTCCTTGGCAATGGTGTTTGGCATTTTGGAGAAACCATGTGTACGCTTATTACAGCACTGGATACCAATAGTCAGTTTACCAGCACTTATATACTCACAGCCATGTCTATCGACCGATACCTTGCAACGGTTTACCCCTTCACCTCGGCAAAGTACAGGAAGCCACCTATAGCCATCATGGTCATTTGCATCCTATGGGTGCTGTCGCTTCTAAGTATCACTCCGGTTTGGATGTATGCTAGACTTATTTCCCTTCCTGGTGGAGTCCTGGGCTGTGGCATCACCCTACCCAATCCAGAAAGTGATATTTATTGGTACACCTTGTATCAGTTCTTTTTGGCTTTTGCCATCCCATTTATAGTTATTTCCTTAGCTTATAGGAGAATTCTGCTGAAAATGGCTTCCTCAGAAGCCCTCACGGCTCAGAGAAGCTCCAGGATAAGGACCAAAAAAGTGACGAGGACTGCTATAGCTATCTGCTTGGTGTTCTTCATCTGTTGGGCTCCATTTTATGTACTACAAATAATTCAACTGGTCATGGATCAGCCTACGCTAGCCTTTCATTATGCTTACTGTGTGGCCATCAGTATGGGCTATGCTAATAGTTGTATCAACCCTTTCATCTACATTATCTTGTGTGAAACCTTCAGACGTAGGTTTATCGTTTCTGTTCGACCAGCAGAAGATCTTCCACCCGGAAGGATCAGGATGAAGTTTGGCACAGATCCTCCATCAGGTAGTGGTCAACCATTGCTTCACCTTGTCCCCGTTTCTTCTGGTAGCTAAGGAAAAGGATTTATAAAGGGTCTCCAATGAACTTTTCTATGGGAACATCTAGATGCATCATGGTGAATATCACGATTTTGTGTTAAACTCTTCTATAGAATCCCGTGCCAAGTACTTGGGCAATATTCTTTGGCTCATCCTCTGTTTACATGTGCTCCTGTAAACTTGTTTTATAGGCAAGCGACATTTATTGTGTTTATGGGCACATCTTGGCAAGATTTTGCAGCTTCCACCTTCTGCACACTGTGAATATATAATGTCTTCACTCATGAAGAATCAGTTTGGAGTTGACAACTCTCAGCCTGCGGCTTCTTATCTGTGCACTTGACATGGCTACAGCATAACAAAtgactattgatttttttttcacagctGGTCAAAATGTATTTTTGAAGTTGTTTATTTTGTTTATTTCACGGTAGTTGAGCTACAGTAATCTATCATAACTGAAATAGAAGAAAAAGCAAGCGTACGGAATGTCCTGGAAACCATAACACACATATCGATGGTTATCTGAAGGCATTAGGCGTGTGACAAA is a genomic window containing:
- the LOC142246137 gene encoding melanin-concentrating hormone receptor 1-like; translated protein: MEVPADLEEEISLQENNSQIFHNFSSFDPSGNVAYANVIMPTVFGIICLLGIIGNSVVIYTVFKKSKFRCTSSVPDIFIINLSVVDLLFLLGMPFLIHQLLGNGVWHFGETMCTLITALDTNSQFTSTYILTAMSIDRYLATVYPFTSAKYRKPPIAIMVICILWVLSLLSITPVWMYARLISLPGGVLGCGITLPNPESDIYWYTLYQFFLAFAIPFIVISLAYRRILLKMASSEALTAQRSSRIRTKKVTRTAIAICLVFFICWAPFYVLQIIQLVMDQPTLAFHYAYCVAISMGYANSCINPFIYIILCETFRRRFIVSVRPAEDLPPGRIRMKFGTDPPSGSGQPLLHLVPVSSGS